In the Vicinamibacterales bacterium genome, CTTGGTTGAGGTCGCGGCGGGCGATGCCCGTCCTCTGCTTCCATTCCTCGACGAGCTGGCGCTTGGCAGCCTTGCTCAGATCTCCGGCCCATCCCGGGGCGGACACCAAGAGCGCCAGGAGGACGATCACCGCCCGTCCCAGCAACCGGAGTCCGTCCGTGTCCATCCCTCGATCCGCGCGTTCTTGTTGATGTCGCATGGCAGTTCCTCGTCTCTCGTGAGGCGGTCCGGCCCGCCCGAGGACACTACACTTGCGGCCCGCTGCTGTCCATCGAAACGGCGGCCAGGCAGGGATTCGAAACCGGGCGGTCCTGTCCCGACGAGACGCCTTTAGGCAGAACCGGGCAAGCAGCGGGGGCACGAACACCCGCCTTCTTCCCGCGCCTATCGTCCTCGACCTCGAAGTGAAGACCGAAAGCCGGCCTCGGGCCAGCTGGCCTGCGTATCAGAGAAGGGAGCGGCCTTGTGTTGCGCGAGTTGATGCGCGGACGCGGGGTCCATTCCGCGAGACGCGCCAGGAGTTCGATGGGGCGGGCCTGTCGGCTCGCGCGACGCCGCATCGCCGGACGCCTCGATCCGACCGAGAACCCAGAGCGAAGCGCCCTTGGACCGTGTTAGCGCACACGTAGTACCGCAATCCCTCTGACAGTTCTTCTCGGGTTGACCCGCTGAGGAATCGGTGGATCGCAGGGCGCAGTGCGCGCAGCCGCCAGGGGGGCGAGCTGTGATAAGAACCTTCCCCGCCGTCAGATGAGCAGCGCCGGGGAAGGGAGGCTGTGCACACCACGGGGGCCACCGTGCCGTGCGCAGGCCGGTGGCGGGGCCGGTCAAGGCAGTGGGTCGAGCCTCTCGAGGGGTTCGAGGGCGAGGTGGTCGCCGTACTCGGCATGAAAGCGGGGCGGATCGTGGTCGTTCCAGAACATCTTGATCACGATGCCGTAGAAACGACAAATCTCAGGCACAGCAGGTCTCGGACGCGTCGAGGTTGGGAAACAGATCGACCGGCCGCTTGCCCGTCACGCGCAGGTAGAGCGCGTCCGCGCAGAGATCCACCCCGCATGTCCAGGTCAATTCGCCGGCAGTGCCGACCGCGAGGCTCTCGAATCGGCCGGGCATTGACCAGGCGGCAAACGCTCCTCGGCCCGCGAGGTCGGACAGATCCGCAACACCTCGAGTCCCGTCGTCGAACCGGAGGGCAACGCGGAAGCCATCTTCCGCCTTCGCCTCGGTCAGTTTCCTCATCTCGGTCCCTCTTCGAGATGGATAGGCCAACCAGGGCACGGGTGCAACGAACAGCGGCCACGCTGGATTCCGGTGAACGACCGGCAGTGTCCACGTCGAGTTCGACACGCCGGATGAAGTCTGGCCGGTTCCCGTGCCCGGGGAGGAGGACCTTGATGGCAACTTCGCGGCCGGCGGCGGACGTGGAACGCCGCAGAGTAGGGCAGTCGGACGGAGGCTGCGTGTACTGGGCGCAGGCGCTGCGCCC is a window encoding:
- a CDS encoding DUF4160 domain-containing protein, which translates into the protein MPEICRFYGIVIKMFWNDHDPPRFHAEYGDHLALEPLERLDPLP
- a CDS encoding DUF2442 domain-containing protein; translation: MRKLTEAKAEDGFRVALRFDDGTRGVADLSDLAGRGAFAAWSMPGRFESLAVGTAGELTWTCGVDLCADALYLRVTGKRPVDLFPNLDASETCCA